In Struthio camelus isolate bStrCam1 chromosome 13, bStrCam1.hap1, whole genome shotgun sequence, the following are encoded in one genomic region:
- the EFCAB9 gene encoding EF-hand calcium-binding domain-containing protein 9, translating into MKLKSGCFLQYLYLDEVYCLLSVRNAKALTDYFQLLDVHRKNALNNLQFYCFLHYVTDLRKKHIMLLFDLLDRNATGEIGFDEFYMLVCLLLAHENHLEKQFIYRHSGTAFRLLDRDDGHTISPREFQATGFLFNIKKEELQKIFKDFDISGDEQLNYKEFKMFSVFCIDKQQEKKKEKMRRRMTKGSVSISLPPGSASSQ; encoded by the exons ATGAAGCTGAaatctgggtgttttctgcagtatTTGTATTTAGATGAAGTATACTGCTTGTTGTCAGTAAGAAATGCTAAGGCACTGACAGACTATTTCCAGCTCCTGGACGTTCATAGGAAGAATGCCCTGAACA ATCTGCAGTTTTATTGCTTTCTCCATTATGTGACTGACCTGAGGAAGAAGCATATCATGCTGCTGTTTGACTTACTGGATCGAAATGCGACGGGGGAGATCGGCTTTGATGAGTTCTACATGCTGGTGTGTCTTCTGCTGGCTCATGAG AACCATCTTGAGAAGCAGTTCATCTATCGACACTCGGGGACTGCCTTCAGACTGCTGGACAGAGACGATGGTCACACAATCAGTCCTAGGGAATTTCAAGCCACGGGGTTTCTCTTTAACATCAAGAAAGAAGAACTTCAGAAGATATTTAAGGACTTTGATATATCTGGAGATGAG CAACTGAACTACAAGGAATTCAAGATGTTTTCAGTATTCTGCATTGACAagcaacaagagaagaaaaaggagaaaatgagaaggaGGATGACCAAGGGGAGTGTGAGCATCAGCCTCCCACCAGGATCAGCCAGCTCCCAATAG